In the Bacteroidales bacterium genome, one interval contains:
- a CDS encoding 4'-phosphopantetheinyl transferase superfamily protein, whose product MIHLTSITLSELRNSGIETGLLTGLLPLESQERLLVKSNTDNHDRSLLGELLARYSLKKFNGIEDVNQPFSIGEKGKPHLQGHLDAHFNISHSGGMIVCAVASSAIGIDVEHERRVNFKVAERFFSPLEIQDLFSLPEDQRQEYFFYLWTIKESFLKTIGSGLTRTLNSFTVIKNNQGFKLSGDEVSEALYVMTYRMPGYYLAVCHDSLGFPESIKTVSIKEIVDLLA is encoded by the coding sequence TTGATACATCTAACTTCCATCACTTTATCAGAGTTAAGGAATTCGGGAATTGAAACCGGGTTACTTACCGGTCTGCTACCTCTGGAGAGCCAGGAACGCTTATTGGTGAAATCGAATACTGATAATCATGATCGGTCGCTATTGGGTGAGCTATTGGCCAGGTATTCACTCAAGAAATTTAACGGGATTGAAGATGTTAACCAGCCCTTCTCAATAGGGGAAAAGGGGAAGCCTCATTTGCAGGGTCATCTCGACGCACATTTCAATATTTCCCATTCAGGTGGGATGATCGTTTGCGCTGTTGCTTCTTCAGCAATTGGTATAGACGTTGAGCACGAAAGAAGAGTGAATTTTAAAGTAGCTGAACGTTTTTTCTCACCACTTGAAATACAAGACCTCTTTTCGTTGCCTGAAGATCAGCGTCAGGAGTATTTTTTTTATCTGTGGACCATAAAGGAGAGCTTTCTAAAGACCATTGGCAGTGGGTTGACCCGGACCCTCAATTCTTTTACAGTTATAAAGAATAATCAAGGGTTTAAACTCTCCGGAGACGAAGTTTCGGAGGCACTATACGTTATGACTTACAGGATGCCTGGCTATTACCTGGCCGTTTGTCATGATAGTTTGGGTTTCCCTGAAAGCATCAAAACAGTAAGCATTAAAGAAATTGTTGATTTACTTGCTTGA
- a CDS encoding class I SAM-dependent methyltransferase, with translation MSKDQWDARYVSEEYIYGIEPNTYLKEILPKHKPGKILFPAEGEGRNAVFAAGLGWQTEAFDQSEEGRKKAFQLAKMKGVIIQYHLVSLEAWEPVPEAFDCVCLVFVHLVPGLRELVHQKVISALKPGGILIFEAFTKNQMPRTSGGPKNFDLLFNPEDIKADFSSLEIIDFHETQVILDEGPLHQGLADVVRFTAKKPVS, from the coding sequence ATGTCAAAAGATCAATGGGATGCCCGATATGTATCAGAAGAATACATTTATGGCATTGAACCTAATACTTACTTAAAAGAGATTCTTCCGAAACATAAACCAGGAAAAATCTTGTTTCCAGCTGAGGGGGAAGGTAGAAATGCAGTGTTTGCAGCGGGCCTTGGTTGGCAGACAGAAGCATTTGATCAGAGTGAAGAGGGAAGAAAGAAAGCGTTTCAGCTGGCAAAAATGAAAGGTGTGATCATCCAATATCACTTGGTATCACTCGAAGCCTGGGAGCCCGTTCCCGAAGCATTTGATTGTGTTTGTCTTGTATTTGTCCACCTGGTACCCGGGCTCAGGGAATTAGTCCACCAGAAAGTCATCAGCGCCTTAAAACCAGGGGGGATTCTCATTTTTGAAGCCTTCACAAAAAATCAAATGCCACGCACCAGCGGAGGTCCTAAGAATTTTGATCTTTTATTTAATCCTGAAGACATTAAAGCAGATTTTTCAAGCCTGGAAATAATTGATTTTCATGAAACGCAGGTTATTCTTGATGAAGGCCCGCTCCACCAGGGATTGGCGGATGTAGTTCGATTCACAGCAAAAAAACCGGTATCATAA
- a CDS encoding SPFH/Band 7/PHB domain protein, producing MENLYTLLILILVLLFFSGIRIVRPTNRALVERLGKYHRFATPGFNWIIPVIDKMYKINITEKMINAEPQEIITNDNLNARVDAQVYFKIKPDEESVKNSQYNVNSIEYQIVNLARTTLRNIIGTMTLKSANSERGKINKELHATLLDETMNWGIEIVRTELKEIDPPKDVQETMNKIVKAENEKIAAVDFATATETRADGEKRAEIRKAEGVKQAAILRAEGEAQAIALVNEAAEKYFVGNAQLLRKIQAMETALQNNSKIVVPIGSDLVNVLGELGGVLPYKEKQTVIPPVK from the coding sequence CCTTAGTTGAACGGCTGGGGAAATATCACAGGTTTGCAACCCCGGGTTTCAACTGGATTATTCCTGTTATTGATAAGATGTATAAAATCAATATTACAGAAAAGATGATCAATGCGGAGCCCCAGGAAATTATTACCAATGATAATCTGAATGCCAGGGTAGATGCACAGGTCTATTTTAAGATCAAACCGGATGAAGAGAGTGTAAAGAATTCTCAGTATAACGTTAATAGTATTGAATATCAGATTGTCAACCTTGCCCGTACCACGCTGCGTAATATTATTGGTACAATGACATTGAAATCGGCAAATAGTGAACGTGGAAAAATTAACAAAGAATTGCATGCCACTTTACTGGATGAAACCATGAACTGGGGTATCGAAATCGTCAGAACAGAGTTAAAAGAGATTGACCCTCCCAAGGATGTTCAGGAAACCATGAACAAAATCGTTAAAGCGGAGAATGAAAAGATTGCTGCCGTCGATTTTGCTACAGCTACCGAAACAAGGGCTGATGGTGAGAAACGTGCAGAAATCCGCAAGGCAGAAGGTGTTAAACAAGCTGCGATTTTGCGTGCAGAAGGTGAAGCCCAGGCTATCGCTCTTGTAAATGAAGCTGCTGAAAAGTATTTCGTGGGTAATGCTCAATTGTTGCGGAAAATTCAAGCCATGGAGACTGCTCTGCAGAATAATTCCAAAATTGTTGTTCCAATAGGTTCTGACCTGGTAAATGTATTGGGTGAACTGGGAGGGGTTTTACCTTATAAGGAGAAACAAACAGTGATTCCCCCGGTAAAGTAA
- a CDS encoding patatin-like phospholipase family protein: MLKDVALVLSSGGARGIAHIGVIEELEQSGYRITSIAGTSMGSVIGGMYALGKLEEYKQWLLHVTKMDIIKFLDLTIGHGGLVKGEKIVQVMHGFIGEALIENLPMPYTAVAVDIKRHKEVHFRSGSLMKAIRASISIPTVFLPVSYDHSSLVDGGVLNPLPLDAIVRFPNDLLVAVNVNAPITVASELELSISKVHEQGYQNAREHLNKRWSELINRGRRTSVIKPKEMGLFDLVSESINLMQHKIALHSIEKYSPDILINLPFKIATVYDFYRAETLIEAGRKACREALKGI; the protein is encoded by the coding sequence ATGTTAAAAGATGTTGCTTTGGTCCTTTCAAGCGGAGGAGCCAGGGGGATTGCTCATATAGGAGTTATCGAAGAGTTGGAACAATCTGGATACAGGATTACATCCATCGCTGGCACATCGATGGGTTCGGTAATAGGAGGGATGTATGCCCTGGGGAAACTGGAGGAATACAAGCAGTGGTTACTTCATGTAACCAAGATGGATATTATTAAATTTTTGGATCTTACGATCGGACATGGAGGCTTAGTGAAAGGTGAAAAGATCGTACAGGTGATGCATGGTTTCATCGGTGAAGCACTCATTGAAAATCTACCAATGCCTTACACTGCTGTTGCCGTTGATATTAAACGTCATAAGGAGGTTCATTTCCGTTCGGGCAGCCTGATGAAAGCTATCCGGGCTTCTATTAGCATTCCAACAGTCTTTCTTCCAGTGAGTTATGATCATTCCAGTCTTGTAGATGGTGGTGTTTTAAATCCACTGCCCCTGGATGCCATTGTGAGGTTTCCGAATGATTTACTGGTGGCAGTGAATGTAAATGCTCCTATAACAGTGGCATCTGAGCTTGAGTTGAGTATTAGTAAGGTTCATGAGCAGGGATACCAAAATGCCAGGGAACATCTGAATAAACGTTGGTCGGAGCTGATCAACCGGGGAAGGCGGACCTCTGTAATTAAACCTAAGGAAATGGGACTCTTTGACCTGGTTTCTGAGTCGATAAACCTGATGCAGCATAAAATTGCACTGCATAGTATTGAAAAGTATTCGCCTGATATTCTGATCAATCTGCCTTTTAAGATTGCGACGGTCTATGATTTTTACAGGGCTGAGACCTTAATTGAAGCCGGACGTAAGGCTTGCAGGGAGGCGTTGAAGGGAATTTGA
- a CDS encoding dipeptidase → MHQFIYSFISVLLILPLFLSAQNARNSETKAARIHEKIFTVDSHTDTPMNLFDPEFNVAIDNSSTVRRSKVDFPRMKKGGLDAVFFAVFTSQGARTPEGNAKAYKSAMATFDSIYSKVGQNPEMAAVVTTPDGAAQACRQGKSAVFIGVENGYPIGTDLSNVKVLYDKGARYITLCHTRNNDICTSSTDTSNSTGLTNFGKEVVSEMNRLGMMIDVSHVSDASFYDVIRLSSKPVIASHSCARAICDNKRNLTDDMMKALSKNGGVVQMCILSAYVKTPLPNPARDSAFQAARSKWRNYQDLSEIEMDSARRDWWKNEELFPQQLATVKDVCDHIDHIVNIAGIDHVGIGTDFDGGGGVEGCFDVSEMGNITLELVRRGYSKRQLKKIWGGNLMRVMSDVQNTGTH, encoded by the coding sequence ATGCATCAATTCATATACTCCTTCATATCTGTACTTCTTATTCTCCCACTTTTTCTGTCAGCTCAAAATGCAAGGAATTCAGAAACCAAAGCTGCCCGGATCCATGAAAAAATATTTACAGTGGATTCCCATACTGATACTCCCATGAACCTGTTTGATCCTGAATTCAATGTGGCGATCGATAATTCCTCCACTGTCCGCCGATCGAAAGTAGATTTTCCAAGGATGAAAAAAGGTGGATTGGATGCTGTTTTCTTTGCTGTTTTCACAAGCCAGGGGGCAAGGACACCGGAAGGAAATGCAAAAGCTTATAAGAGTGCAATGGCTACCTTCGATTCGATATATAGTAAAGTAGGACAGAACCCTGAAATGGCAGCTGTTGTTACAACGCCTGATGGAGCGGCTCAAGCATGCAGGCAGGGCAAAAGTGCGGTGTTTATTGGGGTCGAAAACGGTTATCCAATCGGCACTGATTTATCAAATGTAAAAGTATTGTACGATAAAGGCGCCAGATATATCACTTTGTGCCATACCCGGAATAATGATATTTGTACCAGTTCGACTGACACCAGTAACTCAACAGGTCTCACTAATTTTGGAAAAGAAGTGGTTTCTGAAATGAATCGGTTAGGAATGATGATTGATGTTTCCCATGTTTCGGATGCATCGTTTTATGATGTGATTCGGTTGAGCAGTAAGCCTGTAATCGCTTCACATTCATGTGCAAGAGCTATTTGTGACAATAAACGCAACCTTACAGATGATATGATGAAAGCGTTATCAAAAAATGGAGGCGTTGTTCAAATGTGCATCCTGAGTGCTTATGTGAAGACACCACTGCCAAATCCAGCCAGAGATTCAGCATTCCAGGCTGCTCGTTCAAAATGGAGAAATTACCAGGACCTTTCAGAAATTGAGATGGATAGTGCCCGTCGTGACTGGTGGAAAAATGAAGAGCTTTTTCCTCAACAACTCGCCACAGTTAAGGATGTTTGTGATCACATTGACCATATAGTAAACATAGCAGGGATTGATCATGTAGGGATCGGGACTGATTTTGATGGAGGTGGCGGAGTAGAAGGTTGTTTCGATGTAAGTGAAATGGGGAATATCACCCTGGAATTAGTCAGGAGAGGGTATAGCAAGCGTCAGCTGAAGAAGATCTGGGGTGGAAACCTGATGCGTGTCATGAGTGATGTTCAAAACACAGGCACGCATTAA